The window ATATCACTTTTCATTTAGAAGATAATGTTGAGCGCACAATTTACTTTAGTGATGCAAAATCAAAAGTCCAGTTGAACTGGCTCGAAGAGGAAGTTCTTGCTATCACGAATTATGATGAATATGCTAATCGAAGTGTGGCATTAAAAGTTGGGAAAGAAATTTATGATGAAGAAGGTGGAGCTTGCAGTACATATAAAATCAAAAAGAATTATGTATGTTACAGTAAGAATTCATAGAGTAGACTTAATAAAAGCTTGTGAAACTATTAATATCATCGTGATTTAACATAGCACTGTTCGTGGTGCATCATAGACAACTAAAAAGCATCCCTCAGTTTAGAAAACAACTTAGTGATGTTTTTATCAGTTAATTTACTTTATGTTATTTTCGATTTTCCATATAATTAGACAAGGGGCAGCCTCGCTATTCGCGAAGCCACCCCTTTAGTATTTAATAGGTAACATTTTTGTAATTGTAAAGTCTCAACCCAATCATCTGGGGAATATTATCTAGAAACGTCATTGTTTCATTACCGCGGTAAAATTCCACTGTGTGCCTTCTAACTTAAGCAACGCAAACCCAACCTTCTTTTGCGTCCTTGCAGCCCCAAAGCATGCGCCAGTGTGAATAAGTATCCTAAAAAACAAAAAGCAGAATGCCAGTTTACAGAAATTCGCTACCTAAAATAGCACGATATTTATTATAGCATAGTATTGAATAATTGTAAAATCATTTTTTAAAATGCTTCTAAGAGCTTCTAAAATTCTTCTGACGTTGTTGCTTTCTCCGTATCCAATCTACTTAATTGCCCATTCAAATAGGCGGAGCATCACTTTATTTTTCATATTGTATACCCACCTTTCCAAGTCTCACAACTTCACAGTTATGCCTCAAGGACGCCATAATGAAATTTCGCCGTTACCCTCGTTAACTGTTGAAAACCGTATTGCTCAAACCATTCCGAGCGAAAATGCGCTTTCAATACGACACGCTTTTTAGCGACACGTCTTGCTTCTTTTATCCAGTCATCTGTTAATGCTAGGTGCTCTCCAGCGGATCGTAATGCGTCAAAATTAGTAGCCTCTTCAATGACTTCCTCAAACATCGGATCCATGTACACGACATCGAAAGCATTATCTGGTAATGATTTCAAATAAGTGACTGCTTCCATCTGTACGACTTCTATTTGTTGCATACAAGCTGTTAGTGGCAACTCAGACGTATCATATGTCTGCATTCCTCGCTCCACTATAAAGGCTACGTTTGGATTGGCTTCAAGCCCGATTACACGGCCACTTTCTCCAACTGTGTATGCCGCAAGCATTGCATCAGCAGCAAGACCAAGTGTACAATCTAGTACTGAATCTCCTGTTACAAGCTGCGTCGCCTCCAAAAACGGTTCAGCCTCCCCACGCGCCACACGCTTCAATCGAAAAGCTGCGGAATTTGGATGAAAGAAAAATGGTTCACTCGCCCCAAAAGCATAATAATCATAGCGATTTTTCCCCGCAACAATAACATTGGCCTGCATTTCCTGCGATATCTTTCGCACTGATCGCTTTTTTCGAGGTTCAAACGAAATATTTAATTTTTTGCACGCAAAAGCAGCGAGCGCCATCGACAAGTCGTCTGGTCTGCCCGCTGTAGTGACAATTGTTGTTATTTCTCGCATGTTTGCTCTAAAACGCCCGTTAAATGCGCGGTAATTTGTTCCACAGGGAAACCTTCAATTTGCTCACGTGGAATAAAGTAGGCTAATTCGCCATCTTTTAAAATTGCCATTGATGGTGAGCTCGGTGGGACATCCTCAAAAAAACCACGCATAGCTGCAGTCGCTTCAGGATCTTGTCCTGCAAACACCGTAACTAAATTATCCGGCTTCACTGCCGCTACCGCTTCACGCGCAGCAGGTCGTGCTAGTCCAGCTGCACAGCCACACACGGAGTTAATAACCACTAATGACGTGCCCTTCGCCTCTGCCATAAATTCATTCACTGCATCAACGGTAGTAAGCTCACTAAAACCTGCCTCCACTAACTCCTCACGCATTGGTTTTACTACTTGCTTCATATATTCATCGTAAGCGTTCATCTTTTTACCCTCTTTCATATGTATTCGCAAAGCCTATTATAACAAGGTTTTTTGCATTAGTATAATATTTGGATTTCATCATTATTCACATACATTCGAATTTCCGGTTGCTTTTTTGTTGCTTTGGTTGCTAAAAAACATTAAAAATATCCTAATATCTAAATTTGCATATTACGGATTCAAAAGAGTTCAAATAAAAAAGCCATATCTCGTTAAAGAGATACGGCTATAATCCTGCTAGTGTCTAACATATTATAAATCCTAATATACTACATCTGCAAGATGAATATTTTGGTCAATCTTTAAAGTTATATTGTAATCTTGCCAAAAAGCATTATTATTATTAGTTATTATTTTCCCATCCTTTAATGATTCTTTAATTTCATTTCTGAACCTTCCTAAACCTAGATTCTTATACCTATTTAATCTTGGTGGTAACCATTCTACATTTGAGAAGTTAATTAGAAATGAATCTGGAATAAAACTTTCATAACTATTTTTATTAAGTTCTGTAATTATTCCATTTTCAATTCGAATTGTGATAAGAAAGTCTTCATAAAAAGAAATGCTTAATTCGAAGTAATCTTTTTTTAATAGAAATTTATTATTTACCATTCTTTTAATCGTTTGTTCAATATTTATGATAAATATTTTTTCATAATCATCTACTGCAGAGGTTCTTATATGATAATCCATTGTTCATCCCCTCTTTGAAAGTTCTTTAACTACATCCTTTGTTACCTTAAAAGTATCAAGCTCTGAATAATCAGCAAGATCTTTGTCCAATGCTTGTTCCATAACCTCTTTTATATCATCTATATCAATAACCAATTTATCTGTTATTAGTGTTTTATATACCGCATCCATAAAAATGTTTCTAGAATTATGAATTTGTCGATAATTTTTTCTATATTCCGAATGTAAGAATGTTAACACTTCGATAGGAAAAAAGATTGGCCTTGTGTCATAATTCTCAGGCAGCTTTCTATAAAAATGACTTGCCATAGTTTCATAATTATTACTATTAAAATTATTAGAAATAAATATATGTGCACTTAGCTGTTTAATATTACTAAATTTTGTAATGTATTTTATTTGATTTAACATTTCAACGTAATCATAAGCTTTCCTTTGCTCACCTTTACCTAAGTCATATCCTTTAGTATTCTTATTTAATTTACAGTCATAAGAAAAGACATATTGTTTCTTTTGTTCTTCAGCACCTTGTACTGTATATGTTAAAGCGAAAATCCCTTCAGGCACCTCTTTTCCTGACATTTTTTTACCCCATTTTTCAGCATTCGGAAAAATATCTTTTATAATATTAAATACATCATCCTCAAAATCTGAAGGTGAATATTTGTCCCCAATTAATTCTGGTTCCGGTAAATTTTCTAATAAATCAAATGATTTTCCTGCAACACTTGATAAATAAGATTTTGCTCGATGTTCTATAGAGGCATAAATCTTGCCAAAGAAATTCTTTGGTTCTTCCATGTTATAAACTCTGCCAAAACTAATCGGAAAAATACAATTATTATTATATTTATCTAAATATTTCTCAAGAACCCCAACAAATACTATTACTGTAGGTGTCAAAGTACGATTTATTTTGTCAAGAACGCTGTTGGATATTGCTCCTTGTTGAATAAGTATTTGTAATGATTCGTTAGTTTGTTTGTTATCTAAATTAATGAATTTATACTTATTTTTATTATATGCTTTTTCTGTATCCTTACTTAATTCCCACTCTGTTTCATTACAAAATGAATCAATAAGTTCCTTCACAAATGATCTAACAGTGTCTAATGAGATATTTAGTGAGTTATATTCACTTATTTTCAGCTCAGTATTACCGCAACTTGGACATTCTAGTGAATCAATGGACGTATCATCTGTATAATCACACTCTGGATTTTTACACGAGATACTTTTTTCTGGTTCTTCAAAAACAATCTTATCCACTATTAATTCATTAAAAATTTCTTGTTCTATTACTGTAAAATCTTTTTTTGTTGAAAGAGTCATCAGATAATCTGTCAAGTCAGCTTTTCCAGCCACAAATTTAGAATTTGAAATTAATTTATTTAACGGTATTCCAAACTTCAAAAAAAACTTCTCTTCGATTTCTTCTTTTATTTTTGGTTCGATGCCACTATCATCTAACGAAAACATAATATTCCCTTCTTCTAATATTGTTGACCTAATAGTTCTACTTACTTTTGATGTTTTAAAAGCTAAGCTCTCTATATCTTTAATACTTTCTAAATCAATACACTCTCTTGTATGTGCATCTTTTACTGATGGTAAAACATCCCCATTTTCCAATTGAAAAATTAGACCTGGTGAATTAACTAAAGGGCTACTTCTGAAAACAATTTTGTTAACAATAAAATCCTCAACTTCTTGTCCATTGGGTGATATCCCCTCTAAAATAGCTCCTTTAACTTCCTCTGGTTGATATTGATTAAATAATTCTGGCTTAATCTCACTTAGTGTAGTTTCAAATGTTTTTTCTATATACTTCTTAATTCCTGTTTTTTCTTTCTGAAATTTTGATCTAATTTCCAAAACACCAGCTGTAATATCGATTTGGAACATAATTGGTGCTACTTCTTTATTTCTAAACGGTTCATCAAAATCCGGCCTTGTGACGTCATTTATTTGTCTATAAACCATTACCACTAGCTTATTTTTTTCATTAGTGGCGTATGAATATACATTATAGAAATTCTCTTTATTTGAATTCGAGTGCATATCGTCTTCAAAATCCTTTTTATACTCAGTAGGAATTTTTCTGCTTTTTTCAAAATTAACTTTCTTATTTAATAAGAACTGAATTCCTGTACCCTTACTATCCCAATTATGCCAAGTATAAATTTCATTAATATGAGATTGTTTTTCATTCAGCATCTGATATAACTGACATATTTGAGAGTTCTCATAAATTTTTTCATATTTTTCAGCTACTGAATTATAATATCTTATAATTGTTTTTTTCTTTCTACTTGAAAATTCTCGTAAGATAATAATCTCTTTTTGTCCATCAGATGAAATTATACTAAAGCAATTTACTTTTTCATCCTTTTTGCTACCAGTTAAATCAACTCCTAACAAAATACCTATTTCTTCCAATTCAGAAAGTGGTAAACTATTAAGAATTTGGTTAAATTTAATCTGTAGTTGAGCAGTAGACAGATCAAGAATTTTATCAATCGAAACTCCGGCACGTCTCCAAAATTTCAGATCAAATTTTTCTGGATTTTCAATATCGACATTTATAGACACTAGCATACACCCTTTTTAGCTTTTTTCTTTATTCTCAACTTTTCTAGGTGGTAAATCAATCCTTTTTTACTATTTGTCTATTTAAATTTCATCTAATTACCAGTTTATCAGAACAGATGTTCCATTTCAATTAATTTTAACGATAAGCAAAAGCAATAAAAAACAAATAATGCAAGCTTTACTATTTAATACAGGTCCCTAGTATTTACAACGTTCGTTTCATAACAGAAATAACTAACCCTAATGCCTCACTATCTGTCATACGATCAACACGACCGCTATGGTCCACTTTCATGATGCCACGTTTATGCGTCTCTTTTAATAGATCCTTTAAATCTTGTTTAGCTGTTGATGTTAACGTGTTTGTCACTTGTGGTTCCTCCTTTGGTTGTGTAATTGGTACGGGCTTCATTGCTTGCTCAATCCGTTTCAAGAAGCTATTCCAACGTCCCTCTGCTCTGATACGGTGAGGACAATTTTTCTTTGACCAATCGTAGTGTTGTTTTACTCGTTCAATGCCCCACCCAAATTCCTTGAGCAACTTAGCAATGTACTGAACAGCATTTTCTTCAGCTGCAGCATAACGAGGACCGCCACTTTTGCTGTAGCAGATTTCAACACCAATTGTTTTCATATTCCCTGTTCCTTTACCATCCCCACAATGCCATGCGTTACGGTTGAAAGGAATGCCTTGAATTACTTCGATATCGTCAATAGCAATGTGATAGGATACCTCGTTGTTATTACTTAACATGTATTTAATTTCATTCGCTGCTGATGCATCATTGGCTGTGTTGTGTACAGTGATATACTGTGGAATCATCGTGTATAGAGCTTTGATTCCATACTTGCTGGATGGTAATAAATTTTGCTTGAATGCGTAAGCCATTACAGCTCACCTTCTTTTTTAGCCGCCTTTAATAAATCGAACGTGCCTGATGCTGTTAGCCCTGCAATAAATCCAGCTATCAACATGACGTACACTGGATACTCTGATAACGGCCAGAACACAAGACCAATAAAAATACCAATCACAACTGACGTGATTGGCATGTACTGAGTGTTAATTTTAAATGTGTTTTTAAGCACCTCCGAAACTGCTAAAACGATAGCAACGATTGTCATTGCAATGATAAAAATGTTTGTTAAATCCATATTAAGCACTCTCCTTTTTAAATGTATATTTTTCGATTGTATCCATGCGTGTTTCTAACGATTGCATTCCACCGTTCAAACTTTGTACTGCGGTAACAATTTCTTTTTGAGCGTCTGCCATTTCTTTTTGACTTCCTGCAAGACTACGAAAAGCATTATTTGATTTATCGACTTGTTCTAATAGTGTTTTCTCACGCTCTTTTGAATCATTACGATGTTCCTCGTCCAATGCCTTTAATTCTTTTTGCGTATCTACCATGTAGACAAAAATCTTTCGTGCAATAATTCCTAATCCGATTAATAAAAGTCCTGCTAAATATATCCACGGATTCGGGCTATTTGACATTTGTTCTGCCAATTTTGCCCCTACGATTGATGTTAATATCACATGTCCTCACCTCTGCCCTATATGATTTAAAAATAAGCACCGTGAGAAGCTTCGAGAATCAGTCACATGTACCGTTGCCCATCTCGATTGCTCTCACAACTCTAGAAAAACATAAAAAATAACGCTAAGCTTCTGCCTGCGTTTCAAAATCTTGCTTTGTAATTTCTTTGTACTGCTCAGGAGTAATCTCTCCAAATGGATTAGCTTGAGTTTTCACTGCAATTCGTAATTGTACGGCTGTTACCCATTTCGATATAAAAGCAATTTTCCAAAAATCCATCACTATACACCGCCTTTCATTGAGATAACATCAAGTTTTAGCTGCGTAAGCTGTGAACCAAGATTGTTAATCAGGTGGTCTTTTTGAATATTTTTCACTTTTTCTTGTGCTAGTTGTTCACCTAAAGACATGACTTGTTCTTCTGTAGTAGGTATCGAACCCACTTTTTCAAGTTCTCCTAATGTACCATCTGGCAATCTTCTCCGTCTAAGCATTATTCAAGCACCCCCATAATTAGATAGATTTTATTGTCAACGTTTATATTAGCTCTAGTGGTAGTTAGTTTGAGAATGATATTATCCTTTGGCTCTACAGTTTCATAATAAAACTCATCCTCCAACACGCCTTCATACACTGGAACTGTGTGCATCGCTGTGAGGGGTACATACGATTCTTGTTCACCTTTTAAAGTCATAGATAAATCAACCGTTAAATTTAGATCCTCATCCCGTTGAATCCACAATAAAACGCCCTTCGCAGAACCCTTAGGAGGAGTAATCTTATACCTCGCTACAGATTGCAAAATAGACGTTTTAACTTCGTTTTTATTTAGTTTTATCGTTTTAGAAACTTTAAAATCGTAACTGTCCATTAGTTCTACAACGAATGTATTTGATCCAACTTGTAACTGCGCTAGAGCAATATCAAATTCCCATTTGCCCTCAACAATTTCTAAAGCAACGCTGTTGCCTCCGTTTAATCTATAAGTAGCTGTAACAGGATTGCCATCTGGATCGCCCGCTGTACCGCTAATTTTAAATTTATCAGTATTAATTATGCCACTTGGTTGTACGGTATCTACTGTCAAAGATGGCGGCCGGTTTGGTACAACGTAAAATGCACGATCTGTGCTTGGAGACTGGCCACCATCACCGTCTTGCGCCCAAATTTTAAGCGTATGAGGTACACCATCGGTTAAACTACCTGTGATAGCTGTTTCGCCATCAAATAACTTCCCTGCTTTAAATTTAAGCTGCTTGTTAAATGATATAGGCGCGTTGCTCAGACCGATACCTAAAACAATTTTTTGCTCCATATTAACCTGGGCGTAGATTGTCACAGATTGATTGGCATTTACATCAGCAGCAGATCCAGTGATGTTAAATAAGTCATTTTCATACAACGTCATATTGGCATTTGGTGATGAAACAGATACCGTTGGCGCTGTATTGGTTACATTCAATGCAAAACCTTGTGTAGTGGTAAAATCCCCATCGTTTGCATCCACAGTTATCCATGTACTACCTATTTCTTTACCCGATAGTGTTAATGTACTGCCTGATACACTAGCTGTCGCTACACTAGGATTGCTGGACGATACTGCATAGGTCAATGCATCTCCCTGTGGATCAGAAAAATAGTTAGCTAGATTGATTGTTACAACACCATCTTTTTTAGTTGATTGTGTTGGAATCTGAGTATAATTGGGCGCTGTATTTGCTTTTTCTCCTCTTGCATACCAATATCCATCACTATTCCTAGCATTATTTATATATGCATTTTCATCGGCAGTAATGGTTGTTAAATATTCACCTGGTTCATAGGTAGTCGAACTTACTGTATGCTTATAAACTGCAAAATTACTAGCGCCATTTGCTACGTATTTCGTAACAAAATTTGATACAGGTAGACTGAAAACAAATATAAATGCACCGTTATTCGTGCCGTCTGCTCCTAGCATTATTTCACGTAAAATTGGATTTTGCTCACTTTTAGGATTGATAAAAGGAGGACGTGTTTCATCTACATTATTTGTCGCATATCCATATATAGGTGGTCTATTTTCGTTTTGTAAAAATGTATCTGTAAAAGTATATTTAGCTTTAACTTTGTATCTATACCAAAAATACTTTGCCATCTTAAACCACCTCCACTAACTCTACGTTGTATGTTTGCCAATTTCCGATGCCCATCTCAGCATTGATTGTGTCAATCGCTACATTGCTACGTGAAACTTTTGCGCCTTTTTTGTAGTTATTGACTAATGCCTGTACAGTTATGGTATTTGTTCCTATAGCTGTGATAATGACATTTTCCATGTGTAAATCGTCAAAAATTGTTACTTGGGTAAATGTTGTAAAACCTTCTGGACTAGCAACTTTTAAAACGGTAGTGCCAATAGCCACAGACTCGATTATATCGGTTAATGTTTTATCTAGTATGATTTTATTGGAACTTCCGTCTAATACGTCTGCGAAAGTCCCACTATTTCCAGGTACTCGCCCATCAAGTTCCAACTGTACACGCATACGCTCCATCTGACGATACATTTCAATCAAAAAGCGATAGGCATTATAGATACCCCACTCAAAATTGTTCGCATACTCAGACATATAAGGAGTTCCATCCTCGATTACTTCACCTGTCACAGGATCAGTAACATCATCATGCCATTGTGTACGATCATACGGATTCTTCTTAAAATTTAATGGTATCTCAGCATTCATGAGTTTACGCATTTACTTTCACTTCCTTTGCTTCAAGTTGCAGTGGAAATGCAATCACATACCCCTGAACTCCTTTTTGATAGTTCATAGTTTTTACATACAATTCTCGTCCATGGCTATCAACTAATGCTGCTCGAGTCACTAAACCTTGTTCCATAGACAACTTTACATACTTTCGCAAACCATATTTAGTGCTTGTATGATAAATTTCTTTGTCATATACAATGCCATCTATAGTAACTTTTGCACCTGCCACCATCTCACTTAAATATTGTTGTACTAAATCCAACATGAGCGGTTGTATCTCATTCATCACCTTGCACCCCCTGCTCTAAATCGACCACAAATGCGTGTATTGGTTTTGAAATCGTATGTGCCATTTATGACACTGATGATTTCCTTGCCCAATGCCCCATGCGTTGGAGCTGTTTTAAAACGACCACAAATTTTATAGTTTAATTGCCATGCGTATGTTCCGGCATAGAGTAAAATAAATTCATTCAGTTCATTCAGAAAAATGTAAATACCTACACCTGCAGTCTTAATGCGTTTAATTAAGGTATCCGGAATAGTTTTAGCAGTTGCGCGGATATTGAGTAACAGTGTAGCTGGTTCAAACTCTCTCCAACCTTCCTCAAAGCCAATGAAATCATTGCTCATATAGGCGTCCATAATTTGGTTCATAGTGTCTATATCACCCTCAGAAAGATTGAGAATGCATTGAATTTTTATCATTTTGCGATATTCTTCATCATCCCAACCACCACGAGAAATGCCTTCATCTTTGCCTAGTCGATCTAATCCGTATCCTTCTGCCTGATCTACATCCCAATATTTTAAAATGGTTTGTTGTATCTCTAAATTTTCAACACCATTTTCAGCAATAATTTTTAGCAATTTATAATTATTGCTATCTTTTGCACGTGTAAACTGTCGTGGCATACGCTCTAATAATGTTTGTAATCGCTGATTAGACAAGGTTCATCACCTCTATTTTGGATTCGTCTGTTTCTGCAACCTCTGGGAACGCAATTGATACGTTACTTGGTGTATAAGTAATATCATCCGTTGAAAACTCTATTCGAACATCCTCAACTCCGTCTATAGATAACACACGAGCCTCAGCTTTTGTACAAACGACATCTTTACTCATACCTACACCATGATGTAGCACGCCATCGTATGTACCACCAATGTATTTGACTACTTGACCAATGACCAAATCATCACCGTTAAGTGGGAATTGATTACCCTTTTTGATATATACCTTCACGTAAACACTGATGGTTGTAGCACGAGTAAAGCCTATTTCATGCACAATGCCCCTGTTATCTGTAAACGTGTAGACAGTAGAACCGTATGCACGAATACCGCCACCTTTTTTCCTGAAGATAGCCATTGCAACATCTTCATCTAAACCTCCTAAAACAACTGTTTCGAATGAATGGGCAGGACGTCCTTCTGAATCTTCAACATTCGTGTCATTTTCAATAGCAATAGCAGCACGCACACCCTCAACGTCATCTAATACATTCGCTTCAATAGATTCCACTCGCCTAGTTCCGACCTTACCTAATGAATCATAGTAACGGTCCTGTAGTTCTTCATCTGTTTCCTCATCTTGCCCATTTAAAAAGGCATCTGGATTCGTTACCGAATTGATGCCGCTTTGTGGGTTCACAATTATACTTATATCTCCTGGCTCTACATTACCTATCGCGCCATATTCAAGGGCTTCAACATCTACACGATAGTTGCCATCTTCCACCGCATCTATAGCCTCTAAAGCTTTAAAATACACGTTGTATTTTGTCCGAAACAAATCACCTATATTGATCTTTGCGCCTTTGTCTAAATTGACGATGACCTCACCATTTGCTTTAATCCACCGTTTGCGAGTAATCACACGTTTAACATTAGCTTCTAGCGTTGCTCCTTCCGAAGTATCGACAAAGCGAGCGTTGTAGACCATTTCAAGTTGCTCATTATCTTCCGCCCTTTGTTGTGCCTGCAAATGAATCATTTTGCCAACTGGTGTACGATCTGATAAATCGGCATCCTCTCCATATAAATCCCTTGCTTGCTCCTCAATTATTGGCAAATAATCAGCCGTCCGTTGTCGTTTAAATCCCGATTTGGTTAACAATAGCCTCCCCTCCTATCTCATGCCCTTCTACTGTTCTTGCTCTGAAATTAATTGTAAGGTGGCGCTTAATACGATTAAATCCATACTCAACTCTTAAAACCTCAGCAACACGTGGTTCCTGATATAAACAATCATGCATAGCTTGCACCACTTGCTTTTTATTGGGTATCTTTTGCTCAATGACTGCTCTACGAAAGCCATGATTATCATTGAACATCCATTCGCCGACTGTTGTTCGTAATAGGTGCTTTAGATTTTGTATGAGCTGCTCATCCCCATGTACCAGTTCGTTAAATACCCAATCGCCATCATCGTTATACTTAAAAGTATGCATCCTGTCACCCCCTATCATTAACAAAAACATTCGGGCTGTGTGTATTGCCCATAGATGAGCCACAGGCTGTTAGGTCATCCACACGACACAATTGCTTCTTGTTAACGAATACATTAGGACTACCTGTTGCTGCAACCGAATCATGACATATTGCGCCGCAACAATGTGTCATCCAATGGTCTCCCACTCGATGGGCAGGTATGCCGTTAATAAACACATTGTGACTTCCCTCGTCATTGGCCCTAGGAACAAAACAGCCATGACCTTTACATATATCTCCTTTTCGGATTGCTGCTGGCATAGTAATACCCCCTAATTAATCCAAACATTTTCACCTTTTATATTTACATCTTTTTTGGATATGATATTGATATTTTCCTCCGACTCCATAAATATTTCACCTGTTGGAGTTATTCGAATTTTATTTTTATAAATTTTATCCGAGAGCAGAAGGTCATCTGGATGCTCATTTTGCAGTGGCTTTGTGAAATAATGAACGCCACCAACTATTAATGCATCATTGGCACTAAACGACCTGCTTGCAGCCTTTCCTCCTCCAAACATTAGAGGGTCAATGTCAGCTTGAGAGCATACAACTAATACCTTGTCACCCTTTTTAAATGGTGCTTGGATAACAAATT of the Lysinibacillus fusiformis genome contains:
- a CDS encoding DUF5412 family protein, whose amino-acid sequence is MRKIIKWATTCIILFCIYLIYNHFTYDFNYTNGEKDGKLVTSPNGTYSAQVYYQNYGGAAGGVNIFVNITFHLEDNVERTIYFSDAKSKVQLNWLEEEVLAITNYDEYANRSVALKVGKEIYDEEGGACSTYKIKKNYVCYSKNS
- a CDS encoding class I SAM-dependent methyltransferase; this translates as MREITTIVTTAGRPDDLSMALAAFACKKLNISFEPRKKRSVRKISQEMQANVIVAGKNRYDYYAFGASEPFFFHPNSAAFRLKRVARGEAEPFLEATQLVTGDSVLDCTLGLAADAMLAAYTVGESGRVIGLEANPNVAFIVERGMQTYDTSELPLTACMQQIEVVQMEAVTYLKSLPDNAFDVVYMDPMFEEVIEEATNFDALRSAGEHLALTDDWIKEARRVAKKRVVLKAHFRSEWFEQYGFQQLTRVTAKFHYGVLEA
- a CDS encoding BrxA/BrxB family bacilliredoxin; translated protein: MNAYDEYMKQVVKPMREELVEAGFSELTTVDAVNEFMAEAKGTSLVVINSVCGCAAGLARPAAREAVAAVKPDNLVTVFAGQDPEATAAMRGFFEDVPPSSPSMAILKDGELAYFIPREQIEGFPVEQITAHLTGVLEQTCEK
- a CDS encoding peptidoglycan recognition protein family protein encodes the protein MAYAFKQNLLPSSKYGIKALYTMIPQYITVHNTANDASAANEIKYMLSNNNEVSYHIAIDDIEVIQGIPFNRNAWHCGDGKGTGNMKTIGVEICYSKSGGPRYAAAEENAVQYIAKLLKEFGWGIERVKQHYDWSKKNCPHRIRAEGRWNSFLKRIEQAMKPVPITQPKEEPQVTNTLTSTAKQDLKDLLKETHKRGIMKVDHSGRVDRMTDSEALGLVISVMKRTL
- a CDS encoding XkdX family protein, with the protein product MDFWKIAFISKWVTAVQLRIAVKTQANPFGEITPEQYKEITKQDFETQAEA
- a CDS encoding XkdW family protein, translating into MLRRRRLPDGTLGELEKVGSIPTTEEQVMSLGEQLAQEKVKNIQKDHLINNLGSQLTQLKLDVISMKGGV
- a CDS encoding integrase; the encoded protein is MRKLMNAEIPLNFKKNPYDRTQWHDDVTDPVTGEVIEDGTPYMSEYANNFEWGIYNAYRFLIEMYRQMERMRVQLELDGRVPGNSGTFADVLDGSSNKIILDKTLTDIIESVAIGTTVLKVASPEGFTTFTQVTIFDDLHMENVIITAIGTNTITVQALVNNYKKGAKVSRSNVAIDTINAEMGIGNWQTYNVELVEVV
- a CDS encoding DUF2612 domain-containing protein — translated: MSNQRLQTLLERMPRQFTRAKDSNNYKLLKIIAENGVENLEIQQTILKYWDVDQAEGYGLDRLGKDEGISRGGWDDEEYRKMIKIQCILNLSEGDIDTMNQIMDAYMSNDFIGFEEGWREFEPATLLLNIRATAKTIPDTLIKRIKTAGVGIYIFLNELNEFILLYAGTYAWQLNYKICGRFKTAPTHGALGKEIISVINGTYDFKTNTRICGRFRAGGAR
- a CDS encoding baseplate J/gp47 family protein, which encodes MLTKSGFKRQRTADYLPIIEEQARDLYGEDADLSDRTPVGKMIHLQAQQRAEDNEQLEMVYNARFVDTSEGATLEANVKRVITRKRWIKANGEVIVNLDKGAKINIGDLFRTKYNVYFKALEAIDAVEDGNYRVDVEALEYGAIGNVEPGDISIIVNPQSGINSVTNPDAFLNGQDEETDEELQDRYYDSLGKVGTRRVESIEANVLDDVEGVRAAIAIENDTNVEDSEGRPAHSFETVVLGGLDEDVAMAIFRKKGGGIRAYGSTVYTFTDNRGIVHEIGFTRATTISVYVKVYIKKGNQFPLNGDDLVIGQVVKYIGGTYDGVLHHGVGMSKDVVCTKAEARVLSIDGVEDVRIEFSTDDITYTPSNVSIAFPEVAETDESKIEVMNLV
- a CDS encoding PAAR domain-containing protein, translated to MPAAIRKGDICKGHGCFVPRANDEGSHNVFINGIPAHRVGDHWMTHCCGAICHDSVAATGSPNVFVNKKQLCRVDDLTACGSSMGNTHSPNVFVNDRG
- a CDS encoding Gp138 family membrane-puncturing spike protein, with the translated sequence MTKTSMTQFVSESIEESLMNVDTCLICEVLEVDMNLYKADVLPLHDPEATPILDVPMAFWQTEQFVIQAPFKKGDKVLVVCSQADIDPLMFGGGKAASRSFSANDALIVGGVHYFTKPLQNEHPDDLLLSDKIYKNKIRITPTGEIFMESEENINIISKKDVNIKGENVWIN